One Mus pahari chromosome 10, PAHARI_EIJ_v1.1, whole genome shotgun sequence genomic window, GTGAACCTGGCATTTGTCAAGAATGACTCGTACGAGAAGGGCCCGGActcagtggtggtgcacgtgTACGTGAAGGAGATCCGCAGGGACACATCCCGAGTGCTTTTTCGAGAGCAGGACTTCACACTGATCTTCCAGACCAGGTGAGTGGCTGAGGCTGGGGCAGGTTTGGCAGTGTCTCAGATGGGGTGTGCGTCAAGCATTGCCCTTTGTCCTTCTCCCCTGCTCTGCCTCTGCAGGGATGGAAACTTTCTAAGGCTGCATCCGGGCTGTGGGCCCCACACCATCTTTCGCTGGCAGGTGAAGCTCAGGTGGGTGGTGCGTCACTCACTGTTGCCCTCCTTGGGCTCCCATCTCTCGGGCTTGTTCagcttcttctgcttctccttaaGTCTCTGACCTCAGTTTTTTCCTTGACAGAAACTTGATTGAGCCAGAGCAGTGTACGTTCTGTTTCACGGCCTCGAGAATCGATATCTGCCTCAGGAAGCGGCAGAGTCAGCGCTGGGGGGGACTGGAGGCCCCTGCTACACGAGGTCTGCACACGAGCTCCCTTCATTGCCTGAGCCCCATGTGGTTAggatctctccccccccccaacttcacACATGCTGCTAACCACCAGCCCTCTCATTCCCCCTTTTTAAGGTGCAGTGGGTGGTGCAAAGGTTGCCGTGCCGACAGGTCCAACCCCTTTGGATTCAACCCCTCCAGGAGGTGGCCCCCACCCCCTGACAGGCCAGGAGGAAGCCAGGGCTGTAGAGAAGGAAAAACCCAAGGCTCGATCAGAGGATTCAGGGCTGGATGGTGTGGTGGCCCGCACCCCCTTGGAGCATGTAGCCCCTAAGCCAGAACCGCACTTGGCCTCGGTAAGAATCCTCAGCTGGGATGGGCCAGAATGAGGCTGCAGAGCGTCAGGGCTCCTCTGTCATACCTCCCTTCCTTCTGCAGCCCAAACCCACGTGTATGGTGCCTCCCATGCCGCACAGTCCGGTGAGTGGTGATAGTGTGGAGGAGGacgaagaggaagagaagaaggtgtGCCTGCCAGGCTTCACTGGCCTTGTCAACTTAGGGAACACCTGCTTCATGAATAGTGTCATTCAGTCTCTGTCCAACACTCGGGAACTTCGTGACTTCTTCCACGGTAGGTCAGGGCCAGGAGACTGGGGCATAGGCAGAGGTGGTACTTCTGTCTCTCACACCGCTACTTGACTGTTCCTAGACCGGTCCTTTGAAGCTGAGATTAACTACAATAACCCCCTGGGGACTGGTGGGCGCCTCGCCATTGGCTTCGCTGTGCTGCTCCGGGCCCTGTGGAAAGGCACCCACCAAGCCTTTCAGCCCTCCAAGCTGAAGGTGAGTtgttctcacccccaccccaccacccccacacacaccttgtttACAGAGGGATGGGAGGGCTCGTGAGTGAGTGTCCTGTGAGCAGGTATGAAGGTTTCTCACTGACACTTTGGCCTCTTCACCTAGGCTATTGTGGCAAGCAAGGCCAGCCAGTTCACGGGCTATGCACAGCATGATGCCCAAGAGTTCATGGCTTTCTTGTTGGATGGGCTACATGAAGACCTGAATCGAATCCAAAACAAACCCTACACAGAGACTGTGGACTCGGACGGGCGGCCCGATGAGGTCGGTTGTGGTTGTCGAGTGGGGTCTTGTGTGTCCCGGCCCTTCGTTCTCCTTAGTTCTCACTGTTTGCCCTCAGGTGGTAGccgaggaagcatggcagcggcACAAGATGAGGAATGATTCATTCATTGTGGACCTGTTTCAGGGCCAATACAAGTCAAAGCTGGTGTGCCCTGTGTGTGCCAAGGTACAGTGGGTTCCTGGAGAGAGATGCCCCCTTGTCAGTTGGGCTGGTTTGGCCAGATTACTTCGAAGCATTTGTGTTTTCAGGGAATTCTGGGCAGAATTTGGGGGAGGAAGTGGGCAGAACCTAAAGGTGCCTGTGGTTAGAAGAAATCAGGCAAGGTAGGCTTCCAGACTGAAGTCAGCGGCGTTTGGACGCACAGGTGTGGTGTTGCAAGGATAAATGAGGGTACACCAGTGTTGTGGGTGAGGTTGGAAAGGCATGTGGGGAGCAGATGCAGGGAACCTTGGGGGAAAGGCCAAGCTGCCAGGAGAGGGGCATCGGTCTCTTGGTGGCTTCCCTTCCTTAGTCtagtgctttaccactgaagtTTGCTGATTGGCTGTGAGAGTCCTGACAGCCTTGACCCGTGTGACCCCCATGTCACCTCTGCATCCACAGGTCTCCATCACTTTTGACCCGTTCCTTTATCTGCCAGTACCCTTGCCACAAAAGCAAAAGGTTCTCcccatattttattttgccaGGGAGCCCCACAGCAAACCTATCAAGGTGAGTAACAAGCCcccattcccccttccttcccccctccctcccctcccctcctttccctccccNNNNNNNNNNNNNNNNNNNNNNNNNNNNNNNNNNNNNNNNNNNNNNNNNNNNNNNNNNNNNNNNCTGTCCTAAGGAAACAGGACTCTCCTGTGCCCCGTGCTCACTTGCCCTTTCTTGCCAAAGTTCCTGGTGAGTGTGAGCAAGGAGAACTCCAGCGCAGGGGAGGTGCTGGGCTCCCTCTCTCAGAGTGTCCATGTGAAGCCCGAGAACCTGCGCCTAGCCGAGGTACGTGTCCTTCCCAGGTTTCTGCATGTGTGGCCATATGTTTGTGAGGTtgtagtttttgttcttttaaacattttatgaatgttgtgtctgcttgtctgcatgtatgtgtatgtagtatgttaCGTGCCCGTTGCCAGGTTAAGGATGTTGAGCCGCacggaacttgagttacagacagttacaAGCTGCCATGTatttgctgggaatggaacccagatcttctggaagaatagccagtgcttgTAGTGCTGAGCCAGTTTTCCAGTCCCACATCtgtattctttccttctctggatAAGAAGTTTGCTGGTAATCCCAGGGGTAGAGGCCCTCCATATGACTCCTGCTCAGGCTTTGTCTCGGGTTCTCAAATGTACTTTCTGCCCCTGGACAAGCATATTCTTTCAGTCCACATATCCTGTCCTGCCCCATCTCAGTAGCCTCCAGTGCAGGACTAGGCCCTCCGTGGTGCTGCTGTGCAACAGACCTGGAGAAAGGTTTCACCACATGCCGTGTGTGTTCTTTATCCCCAGGTAATTAAGAATCGTTTCCACCGTGTTTTCTTGCCCTCCCACTCACTGGACGCTGTGTCCCCCACGGACGTGCTCCTCTGCTTTGAGCTGCTCTCCCCAGAACTGGCTAAGGAGCGGGTAGTGGTGCTGGAGGTGCAGCAGGTGAGTGGGGCCAGCCTGATGCCACAGGGCCCTGGTGGGGGCAGTCACTGCTGCCTGCCCTTGCTGAGCCAGATGACCCACCCTAGCGCCCCCAGGTACCCAGCATCCCTATCTCCAAGTGTGCAGCCTGCCAGCGGAAGCAGCAGTCAGAAGATGAAAAGCTGAAGCGTTGTACCCGTTGCTACCGTGTGGGCTACTGCAACCAGTGAGGAACCCCATGGCCTCTCCCCTTCCATTTTCTCTACCTGCCTTTTGCTTTCCTGTCCTTCTCAAGCCCTCCACccacttctctgttttcttgggCCTTGGGGGAGGCAGGGCTGGCAAACCTGGTCCCCAAGGGCATCCGACGACAAGTCCCTGATAATATAGTTAGAGCACTAGGGGCTAACTAAGGAttaccttttctttccctccaggTTCTGCCAGAAAACCCACTGGCCCGACCACAAAGGCCTCTGCCGCCCTGAGAACATTGGCTACCCCTTCCTGGTCAGTGTGCCTGCTTCACGCCTCACTTATGCCCGTCTTGCTCAGCTACTAGAAGGTTATGCACGGTAAGAGCCCCGAGGCTGGACCTGTGTGCACAGGGAGCAGGTGTTCAAGTGTGACTCCAGTGGGTCAGACTTCTTACTTGCCTTGCTGTCTTTGCTGCCAGGTACTCTGTGAGTGTATTCCAACCGCCCTTCCAGCCTGGCCGCATGGCTTTAGAATCGCAGAGCCCTGGCTGTACCACATTGCTTGCAaccagctctctggaggctggGGACAGTGAAAGAGAACCCATTCAGCCTTCTGAGCTCCAATtggtgacccctgtggctgaGGGGGATACAGGGGCTCACCGAGTATGGCCGCCGGCTGATCGGGGTCCTGTGCCTAGCACCAGTGGACTTTCCTCTGAGATGCTGGCCAGTGGGCCTATGGAAGGTTGTTCCCTGCTTGCTGGTGAGAGGGTATCTCGGCCTGAAGGTAGGATCTGCTAAAATGCTTTGGGTACTGCAGTGAAACAACGTTGGGAAGGTTGTTAGGACCAGAATGGACAGGTGAGCACTGACTGTTGTGCTTTGTCTTAGCTGCTGTGCCTGGGTACCAACACTCAAGTGAATCCGTGAATACTCACACACCCCagttcttcatctataaaattgaTGCATCAAACCGTGAGCAGCGACTTGAGGACAGAGGTGCCTGACGCTGTGGGTGGGAGCCGTAGGGTAGCTTGTACCAGCTGCTCTGCGCAGCTGTGTgaccatggtctctgcttctctctaggGGAGACACCATTGGAGCTGGGTGATGACTGTAGCCTGGCTTTGGTGTGGCGGAACAATGAACGCCTGCAGGAGTTTGTGTTGGTAGCCTCCAAGGAGCTGGAGTGTGCTGAAGATCCAGGCTCCGCTGGTGAGGCTGCCCGTGCTGGCCACTTCACCCTGGACCAGTGTCTCAACCTCTTCACACGGCCTGAAGTGCTGGCACCTGAGGAAGCCTGGTGAGGATTGGGCAGCAAGTAGGTAGTGGGCCAGGGTGGAGGGAAACTGGCTGGTTCTGACTGCTGCTGTGTTG contains:
- the Usp19 gene encoding ubiquitin carboxyl-terminal hydrolase 19 isoform X3, which produces MSAGASATGPRRGPPGLEEATSKKKQKDRANLESKDGDARRVSLPRKEPTKDELLLDWRQSADEVIVKLRVGTGPVRLEDVDAAFTDTDCVVRLPDGRQWGGVFFAEIQSSCTKVQARKGGLLQLALPKKVPLLTWPSLLKKPLGTQELVPGLQCQENGQELSPIALEPGSEPRRAKQEARNQKRAQGRGEVGSGASPGAQAGPSAKRAVHLRRGPEGEGSMDGPGPQGDAPSFLSDSATQVEAEEKLHAPPMNTQTSLLSSEKSLALLTVEKAVSPRSDPGAPVIIQNRDPEKKDQGKEEMAVGADSTALVEEPESMVNLAFVKNDSYEKGPDSVVVHVYVKEIRRDTSRVLFREQDFTLIFQTRDGNFLRLHPGCGPHTIFRWQVKLRNLIEPEQCTFCFTASRIDICLRKRQSQRWGGLEAPATRVGGAKVAVPTGPTPLDSTPPGGGPHPLTGQEEARAVEKEKPKARSEDSGLDGVVARTPLEHVAPKPEPHLASPKPTCMVPPMPHSPVSGDSVEEDEEEEKKVCLPGFTGLVNLGNTCFMNSVIQSLSNTRELRDFFHDRSFEAEINYNNPLGTGGRLAIGFAVLLRALWKGTHQAFQPSKLKAIVASKASQFTGYAQHDAQEFMAFLLDGLHEDLNRIQNKPYTETVDSDGRPDEVVAEEAWQRHKMRNDSFIVDLFQGQYKSKLVCPVCAKVSITFDPFLYLPVPLPQKQKVLPIFYFAREPHSKPIKFLVSVSKENSSAGEVLGSLSQSVHVKPENLRLAEVIKNRFHRVFLPSHSLDAVSPTDVLLCFELLSPELAKERVVVLEVQQRPQVPSIPISKCAACQRKQQSEDEKLKRCTRCYRVGYCNQFCQKTHWPDHKGLCRPENIGYPFLVSVPASRLTYARLAQLLEGYARYSVSVFQPPFQPGRMALESQSPGCTTLLATSSLEAGDSEREPIQPSELQLVTPVAEGDTGAHRVWPPADRGPVPSTSGLSSEMLASGPMEGCSLLAGERVSRPEAAVPGYQHSSESVNTHTPQFFIYKIDASNREQRLEDRGETPLELGDDCSLALVWRNNERLQEFVLVASKELECAEDPGSAGEAARAGHFTLDQCLNLFTRPEVLAPEEAWYCPQCKQHREASKQLLLWRLPNVLIVQLKRFSFRSFIWRDKINDLVEFPVRNLDLSKFCIGQKEEQLPSYDLYAVINHYGGMIGGHYTACARLPNDRSSQRSDVGWRLFDDSTVTTVDESQVVTRYAYVLFYRRRNSPVERPPRAGHSEHHPDLGPAAEAAASQASRIWQELEAEEEMVPEGPGPLGPWGPQDWVGPPPRGPTTPDEGCLRYFVLGTVAALVALVLNVFYPLVSQSRWR
- the Usp19 gene encoding ubiquitin carboxyl-terminal hydrolase 19 isoform X7 produces the protein MSAGASATGPRRGPPGLEEATSKKKQKDRANLESKDGDARRVSLPRKEPTKDELLLDWRQSADEVIVKLRVGTGPVRLEDVDAAFTDTDCVVRLPDGRQWGGVFFAEIQSSCTKVQARKGGLLQLALPKKVPLLTWPSLLKPLGTQELVPGLQCQENGQELSPIALEPGSEPRRAKQEARNQKRAQGRGEVGSGASPGAQAGPSAKRAVHLRRGPEGEGSMDGPGPQGDAPSFLSDSATQVEAEEKLHAPPMNTQTSLLSSEKSLALLTVEKAVSPRSDPGAPVIIQNRDPEKKDQGKEEMAVGADSTALVEEPESMVNLAFVKNDSYEKGPDSVVVHVYVKEIRRDTSRVLFREQDFTLIFQTRDGNFLRLHPGCGPHTIFRWQVKLRNLIEPEQCTFCFTASRIDICLRKRQSQRWGGLEAPATRVGGAKVAVPTGPTPLDSTPPGGGPHPLTGQEEARAVEKEKPKARSEDSGLDGVVARTPLEHVAPKPEPHLASPKPTCMVPPMPHSPVSGDSVEEDEEEEKKVCLPGFTGLVNLGNTCFMNSVIQSLSNTRELRDFFHDRSFEAEINYNNPLGTGGRLAIGFAVLLRALWKGTHQAFQPSKLKAIVASKASQFTGYAQHDAQEFMAFLLDGLHEDLNRIQNKPYTETVDSDGRPDEVVAEEAWQRHKMRNDSFIVDLFQGQYKSKLVCPVCAKVSITFDPFLYLPVPLPQKQKVLPIFYFAREPHSKPIKFLVSVSKENSSAGEVLGSLSQSVHVKPENLRLAEVIKNRFHRVFLPSHSLDAVSPTDVLLCFELLSPELAKERVVVLEVQQRPQVPSIPISKCAACQRKQQSEDEKLKRCTRCYRVGYCNQFCQKTHWPDHKGLCRPENIGYPFLVSVPASRLTYARLAQLLEGYARYSVSVFQPPFQPGRMALESQSPGCTTLLATSSLEAGDSEREPIQPSELQLVTPVAEGDTGAHRVWPPADRGPVPSTSGLSSEMLASGPMEGCSLLAGERVSRPEAAVPGYQHSSESVNTHTPQFFIYKIDASNREQRLEDRGETPLELGDDCSLALVWRNNERLQEFVLVASKELECAEDPGSAGEAARAGHFTLDQCLNLFTRPEVLAPEEAWYCPQCKQHREASKQLLLWRLPNVLIVQLKRFSFRSFIWRDKINDLVEFPVRNLDLSKFCIGQKEEQLPSYDLYAVINHYGGMIGGHYTACARLPNDRSSQRSDVGWRLFDDSTVTTVDESQVVTRYAYVLFYRRRNSPVERPPRAGHSEHHPDLGPAAEAAASQGLGPGQAPEVAPTRTAPERFAPPVDRPAPTYSNMEEVD
- the Usp19 gene encoding ubiquitin carboxyl-terminal hydrolase 19 isoform X2: MSAGASATGPRRGPPGLEEATSKKKQKDRANLESKDGDARRVSLPRKEPTKDELLLDWRQSADEVIVKLRVGTGPVRLEDVDAAFTDTDCVVRLPDGRQWGGVFFAEIQSSCTKVQARKGGLLQLALPKKVPLLTWPSLLKPLGTQELVPGLQCQENGQELSPIALEPGSEPRRAKQEARNQKRAQGRGEVGSGASPGAQAGPSAKRAVHLRRGPEGEGSMDGPGPQGDAPSFLSDSATQVEAEEKLHAPPMNTQTSLLSSEKSLALLTVEKAVSPRSDPGAPVIIQNRDPEKKDQGKEEMAVGADSTALVEEPESMVNLAFVKNDSYEKGPDSVVVHVYVKEIRRDTSRVLFREQDFTLIFQTRDGNFLRLHPGCGPHTIFRWQVKLRNLIEPEQCTFCFTASRIDICLRKRQSQRWGGLEAPATRGAVGGAKVAVPTGPTPLDSTPPGGGPHPLTGQEEARAVEKEKPKARSEDSGLDGVVARTPLEHVAPKPEPHLASPKPTCMVPPMPHSPVSGDSVEEDEEEEKKVCLPGFTGLVNLGNTCFMNSVIQSLSNTRELRDFFHDRSFEAEINYNNPLGTGGRLAIGFAVLLRALWKGTHQAFQPSKLKAIVASKASQFTGYAQHDAQEFMAFLLDGLHEDLNRIQNKPYTETVDSDGRPDEVVAEEAWQRHKMRNDSFIVDLFQGQYKSKLVCPVCAKVSITFDPFLYLPVPLPQKQKVLPIFYFAREPHSKPIKFLVSVSKENSSAGEVLGSLSQSVHVKPENLRLAEVIKNRFHRVFLPSHSLDAVSPTDVLLCFELLSPELAKERVVVLEVQQRPQVPSIPISKCAACQRKQQSEDEKLKRCTRCYRVGYCNQFCQKTHWPDHKGLCRPENIGYPFLVSVPASRLTYARLAQLLEGYARYSVSVFQPPFQPGRMALESQSPGCTTLLATSSLEAGDSEREPIQPSELQLVTPVAEGDTGAHRVWPPADRGPVPSTSGLSSEMLASGPMEGCSLLAGERVSRPEAAVPGYQHSSESVNTHTPQFFIYKIDASNREQRLEDRGETPLELGDDCSLALVWRNNERLQEFVLVASKELECAEDPGSAGEAARAGHFTLDQCLNLFTRPEVLAPEEAWYCPQCKQHREASKQLLLWRLPNVLIVQLKRFSFRSFIWRDKINDLVEFPVRNLDLSKFCIGQKEEQLPSYDLYAVINHYGGMIGGHYTACARLPNDRSSQRSDVGWRLFDDSTVTTVDESQVVTRYAYVLFYRRRNSPVERPPRAGHSEHHPDLGPAAEAAASQASRIWQELEAEEEMVPEGPGPLGPWGPQDWVGPPPRGPTTPDEGCLRYFVLGTVAALVALVLNVFYPLVSQSRWR
- the Usp19 gene encoding ubiquitin carboxyl-terminal hydrolase 19 isoform X4 — encoded protein: MSAGASATGPRRGPPGLEEATSKKKQKDRANLESKDGDARRVSLPRKEPTKDELLLDWRQSADEVIVKLRVGTGPVRLEDVDAAFTDTDCVVRLPDGRQWGGVFFAEIQSSCTKVQARKGGLLQLALPKKVPLLTWPSLLKKPLGTQELVPGLQCQENGQELSPIALEPGSEPRRAKQEARNQKRAQGRGEVGSGASPGAQAGPSAKRAVHLRRGPEGEGSMDGPGPQGDAPSFLSDSATQVEAEEKLHAPPMNTQTSLLSSEKSLALLTVEKAVSPRSDPGAPVIIQNRDPEKKDQGKEEMAVGADSTALVEEPESMVNLAFVKNDSYEKGPDSVVVHVYVKEIRRDTSRVLFREQDFTLIFQTRDGNFLRLHPGCGPHTIFRWQVKLRNLIEPEQCTFCFTASRIDICLRKRQSQRWGGLEAPATRGAVGGAKVAVPTGPTPLDSTPPGGGPHPLTGQEEARAVEKEKPKARSEDSGLDGVVARTPLEHVAPKPEPHLASPKPTCMVPPMPHSPVSGDSVEEDEEEEKKVCLPGFTGLVNLGNTCFMNSVIQSLSNTRELRDFFHDRSFEAEINYNNPLGTGGRLAIGFAVLLRALWKGTHQAFQPSKLKAIVASKASQFTGYAQHDAQEFMAFLLDGLHEDLNRIQNKPYTETVDSDGRPDEVVAEEAWQRHKMRNDSFIVDLFQGQYKSKLVCPVCAKVSITFDPFLYLPVPLPQKQKVLPIFYFAREPHSKPIKFLVSVSKENSSAGEVLGSLSQSVHVKPENLRLAEVIKNRFHRVFLPSHSLDAVSPTDVLLCFELLSPELAKERVVVLEVQQRPQVPSIPISKCAACQRKQQSEDEKLKRCTRCYRVGYCNQFCQKTHWPDHKGLCRPENIGYPFLVSVPASRLTYARLAQLLEGYARYSVSVFQPPFQPGRMALESQSPGCTTLLATSSLEAGDSEREPIQPSELQLVTPVAEGDTGAHRVWPPADRGPVPSTSGLSSEMLASGPMEGCSLLAGERVSRPEAAVPGYQHSSESVNTHTPQFFIYKIDASNREQRLEDRGETPLELGDDCSLALVWRNNERLQEFVLVASKELECAEDPGSAGEAARAGHFTLDQCLNLFTRPEVLAPEEAWYCPQCKQHREASKQLLLWRLPNVLIVQLKRFSFRSFIWRDKINDLVEFPVRNLDLSKFCIGQKEEQLPSYDLYAVINHYGGMIGGHYTACARLPNDRSSQRSDVGWRLFDDSTVTTVDESQVVTRYAYVLFYRRRNSPVERPPRAGHSEHHPDLGPAAEAAASQGLGPGQAPEVAPTRTAPERFAPPVDRPAPTYSNMEEVD
- the Usp19 gene encoding ubiquitin carboxyl-terminal hydrolase 19 isoform X1, encoding MSAGASATGPRRGPPGLEEATSKKKQKDRANLESKDGDARRVSLPRKEPTKDELLLDWRQSADEVIVKLRVGTGPVRLEDVDAAFTDTDCVVRLPDGRQWGGVFFAEIQSSCTKVQARKGGLLQLALPKKVPLLTWPSLLKKPLGTQELVPGLQCQENGQELSPIALEPGSEPRRAKQEARNQKRAQGRGEVGSGASPGAQAGPSAKRAVHLRRGPEGEGSMDGPGPQGDAPSFLSDSATQVEAEEKLHAPPMNTQTSLLSSEKSLALLTVEKAVSPRSDPGAPVIIQNRDPEKKDQGKEEMAVGADSTALVEEPESMVNLAFVKNDSYEKGPDSVVVHVYVKEIRRDTSRVLFREQDFTLIFQTRDGNFLRLHPGCGPHTIFRWQVKLRNLIEPEQCTFCFTASRIDICLRKRQSQRWGGLEAPATRGAVGGAKVAVPTGPTPLDSTPPGGGPHPLTGQEEARAVEKEKPKARSEDSGLDGVVARTPLEHVAPKPEPHLASPKPTCMVPPMPHSPVSGDSVEEDEEEEKKVCLPGFTGLVNLGNTCFMNSVIQSLSNTRELRDFFHDRSFEAEINYNNPLGTGGRLAIGFAVLLRALWKGTHQAFQPSKLKAIVASKASQFTGYAQHDAQEFMAFLLDGLHEDLNRIQNKPYTETVDSDGRPDEVVAEEAWQRHKMRNDSFIVDLFQGQYKSKLVCPVCAKVSITFDPFLYLPVPLPQKQKVLPIFYFAREPHSKPIKFLVSVSKENSSAGEVLGSLSQSVHVKPENLRLAEVIKNRFHRVFLPSHSLDAVSPTDVLLCFELLSPELAKERVVVLEVQQRPQVPSIPISKCAACQRKQQSEDEKLKRCTRCYRVGYCNQFCQKTHWPDHKGLCRPENIGYPFLVSVPASRLTYARLAQLLEGYARYSVSVFQPPFQPGRMALESQSPGCTTLLATSSLEAGDSEREPIQPSELQLVTPVAEGDTGAHRVWPPADRGPVPSTSGLSSEMLASGPMEGCSLLAGERVSRPEAAVPGYQHSSESVNTHTPQFFIYKIDASNREQRLEDRGETPLELGDDCSLALVWRNNERLQEFVLVASKELECAEDPGSAGEAARAGHFTLDQCLNLFTRPEVLAPEEAWYCPQCKQHREASKQLLLWRLPNVLIVQLKRFSFRSFIWRDKINDLVEFPVRNLDLSKFCIGQKEEQLPSYDLYAVINHYGGMIGGHYTACARLPNDRSSQRSDVGWRLFDDSTVTTVDESQVVTRYAYVLFYRRRNSPVERPPRAGHSEHHPDLGPAAEAAASQASRIWQELEAEEEMVPEGPGPLGPWGPQDWVGPPPRGPTTPDEGCLRYFVLGTVAALVALVLNVFYPLVSQSRWR
- the Usp19 gene encoding ubiquitin carboxyl-terminal hydrolase 19 isoform X6, producing MSAGASATGPRRGPPGLEEATSKKKQKDRANLESKDGDARRVSLPRKEPTKDELLLDWRQSADEVIVKLRVGTGPVRLEDVDAAFTDTDCVVRLPDGRQWGGVFFAEIQSSCTKVQARKGGLLQLALPKKVPLLTWPSLLKKPLGTQELVPGLQCQENGQELSPIALEPGSEPRRAKQEARNQKRAQGRGEVGSGASPGAQAGPSAKRAVHLRRGPEGEGSMDGPGPQGDAPSFLSDSATQVEAEEKLHAPPMNTQTSLLSSEKSLALLTVEKAVSPRSDPGAPVIIQNRDPEKKDQGKEEMAVGADSTALVEEPESMVNLAFVKNDSYEKGPDSVVVHVYVKEIRRDTSRVLFREQDFTLIFQTRDGNFLRLHPGCGPHTIFRWQVKLRNLIEPEQCTFCFTASRIDICLRKRQSQRWGGLEAPATRVGGAKVAVPTGPTPLDSTPPGGGPHPLTGQEEARAVEKEKPKARSEDSGLDGVVARTPLEHVAPKPEPHLASPKPTCMVPPMPHSPVSGDSVEEDEEEEKKVCLPGFTGLVNLGNTCFMNSVIQSLSNTRELRDFFHDRSFEAEINYNNPLGTGGRLAIGFAVLLRALWKGTHQAFQPSKLKAIVASKASQFTGYAQHDAQEFMAFLLDGLHEDLNRIQNKPYTETVDSDGRPDEVVAEEAWQRHKMRNDSFIVDLFQGQYKSKLVCPVCAKVSITFDPFLYLPVPLPQKQKVLPIFYFAREPHSKPIKFLVSVSKENSSAGEVLGSLSQSVHVKPENLRLAEVIKNRFHRVFLPSHSLDAVSPTDVLLCFELLSPELAKERVVVLEVQQRPQVPSIPISKCAACQRKQQSEDEKLKRCTRCYRVGYCNQFCQKTHWPDHKGLCRPENIGYPFLVSVPASRLTYARLAQLLEGYARYSVSVFQPPFQPGRMALESQSPGCTTLLATSSLEAGDSEREPIQPSELQLVTPVAEGDTGAHRVWPPADRGPVPSTSGLSSEMLASGPMEGCSLLAGERVSRPEAAVPGYQHSSESVNTHTPQFFIYKIDASNREQRLEDRGETPLELGDDCSLALVWRNNERLQEFVLVASKELECAEDPGSAGEAARAGHFTLDQCLNLFTRPEVLAPEEAWYCPQCKQHREASKQLLLWRLPNVLIVQLKRFSFRSFIWRDKINDLVEFPVRNLDLSKFCIGQKEEQLPSYDLYAVINHYGGMIGGHYTACARLPNDRSSQRSDVGWRLFDDSTVTTVDESQVVTRYAYVLFYRRRNSPVERPPRAGHSEHHPDLGPAAEAAASQGLGPGQAPEVAPTRTAPERFAPPVDRPAPTYSNMEEVD
- the Usp19 gene encoding ubiquitin carboxyl-terminal hydrolase 19 isoform X5, whose translation is MSAGASATGPRRGPPGLEEATSKKKQKDRANLESKDGDARRVSLPRKEPTKDELLLDWRQSADEVIVKLRVGTGPVRLEDVDAAFTDTDCVVRLPDGRQWGGVFFAEIQSSCTKVQARKGGLLQLALPKKVPLLTWPSLLKPLGTQELVPGLQCQENGQELSPIALEPGSEPRRAKQEARNQKRAQGRGEVGSGASPGAQAGPSAKRAVHLRRGPEGEGSMDGPGPQGDAPSFLSDSATQVEAEEKLHAPPMNTQTSLLSSEKSLALLTVEKAVSPRSDPGAPVIIQNRDPEKKDQGKEEMAVGADSTALVEEPESMVNLAFVKNDSYEKGPDSVVVHVYVKEIRRDTSRVLFREQDFTLIFQTRDGNFLRLHPGCGPHTIFRWQVKLRNLIEPEQCTFCFTASRIDICLRKRQSQRWGGLEAPATRGAVGGAKVAVPTGPTPLDSTPPGGGPHPLTGQEEARAVEKEKPKARSEDSGLDGVVARTPLEHVAPKPEPHLASPKPTCMVPPMPHSPVSGDSVEEDEEEEKKVCLPGFTGLVNLGNTCFMNSVIQSLSNTRELRDFFHDRSFEAEINYNNPLGTGGRLAIGFAVLLRALWKGTHQAFQPSKLKAIVASKASQFTGYAQHDAQEFMAFLLDGLHEDLNRIQNKPYTETVDSDGRPDEVVAEEAWQRHKMRNDSFIVDLFQGQYKSKLVCPVCAKVSITFDPFLYLPVPLPQKQKVLPIFYFAREPHSKPIKFLVSVSKENSSAGEVLGSLSQSVHVKPENLRLAEVIKNRFHRVFLPSHSLDAVSPTDVLLCFELLSPELAKERVVVLEVQQRPQVPSIPISKCAACQRKQQSEDEKLKRCTRCYRVGYCNQFCQKTHWPDHKGLCRPENIGYPFLVSVPASRLTYARLAQLLEGYARYSVSVFQPPFQPGRMALESQSPGCTTLLATSSLEAGDSEREPIQPSELQLVTPVAEGDTGAHRVWPPADRGPVPSTSGLSSEMLASGPMEGCSLLAGERVSRPEAAVPGYQHSSESVNTHTPQFFIYKIDASNREQRLEDRGETPLELGDDCSLALVWRNNERLQEFVLVASKELECAEDPGSAGEAARAGHFTLDQCLNLFTRPEVLAPEEAWYCPQCKQHREASKQLLLWRLPNVLIVQLKRFSFRSFIWRDKINDLVEFPVRNLDLSKFCIGQKEEQLPSYDLYAVINHYGGMIGGHYTACARLPNDRSSQRSDVGWRLFDDSTVTTVDESQVVTRYAYVLFYRRRNSPVERPPRAGHSEHHPDLGPAAEAAASQGLGPGQAPEVAPTRTAPERFAPPVDRPAPTYSNMEEVD